The genomic segment TGAGAGGGGCACGACGAAGCTATCGTTGACAATAGTGAAAGatgcaaaggaaaaagagaaggaTGCAAGAGATCGATCGCTTTAAACAAGAAGGAAAGATAAAGATAAAGAGTGGGAGGGATTAGATGGGATTACTGGTCCAATCCTTGCAAATGGAAGAAGAATTTGATGGGGTAAAAAACAAAGTACTTGAGTGGCGCTAGTATATTAGCAGTTtgtgaaatgagaaaattagTAGCGCCCATGgaaaagattaaaaagaaaagtttctgTGCATTTATTAACTAACGAGCGTCTTAGAGCACCCGTTAGCTAAAACTCGTAGCGTGATGCTGTCGTTGCTGCGCATTTACAAGATGATTGAAAGATTGAGATTGAGAACACCTATTCTTTGACATATCTACTTCAATTTTCTAGTAGGTTATTTATGACTAATAGTTGACTGATTCTTACTTATTAAAGCTCAAAGTTATACTATTACAATAGAATGAAATCGACTACTTGGAAGCATTTCTTGGAGGTGGTTTTGGGAACGACCCTCTGGTCTTtaacttttgttttattttttgtttataaTATCGTTgcatttaaataaataaagcacGCTGTTGAGCAAACTTTATTTACTAATGAATTTTTtctatactgacagtgtatatacactatcaacgTTTGATGAATTATAACTATGTAACATTTGAATTTGAGTTGTCATTCATCTAACGTTGATAGTgtatgaaattcaaattttacatagttatCATCCATCTGACAAAcgttgatagtgtatacactgtgccactgtatataagatttactctttacTAATTAGATAACATAATCAGAAGTGACCAAGAAGGTTTATCTGTCTTGAAATGGCAATTGAGTTAAATAAGTTTACCAAAGTTACTTGTCTGTCCTTGTAAGCATGCTGTGCATCCTTGAATACAAAATATTTTAGAATGATGCCATACATACATTTTACCACATTTACTGCATCTTGTCAAACTTCAACTACAAAAGTACATAAATGTCATATAGAATGAACTACTGTTTGTGTCTTTAATCTTGGTTAACAGGTCAACATTTTACAAAAACTTTGCTTCTTTTCGGAAAATTCCAAGTTTGTATAACAGTTCGTATCAgtatattatttttaaaaaggtCATAAAATTACATTTGTGAATATGATATTCTAAGGATAAAGTTCCGGTAACCAAGACCGACAGTATGAGACGGAGCTGTACCCCTATAACTTAAATCATCGGCGAGAACAGTTAACACAAGTAAAAGAAGATTaagaaacaggaaaaaaaaaaaaagagagagagaaaactcCTAAACCCTCTCCTCCCACGCTGCCCGATATCACTTAATTATAATTAGCACGGAGAGAcgttaaattatttcaaatagtGGTAGTTTTGAGCTGGCCTAAACTTTCCTTCTCTCCCTCTTATTATGGCactttctcttctcttctttcaACTTCACTCTCACACGCACAATAAAGTCTGAACGTTTAAAGTGCCGGTTAACAAGAAGCCCTTCAGTGTTTCCAATGCAAATATTTTGCGCTCCTTGCTTGAAAGCACAAGAAATTTTATACTACatctccaaaaaataaaaaaacccaTCATTCACATCCtcgaaaaaagaagaaacaaatcCAACATGTCATTTTAACGCCCATTCAATTCTATATATGTTTCCAATAAAAGCTACGACAAGTGACAACAAATGTTCCACCTCCTAGACAaagttcttcttttctttttttgtttgagcCACCTAGCCAGAGATGCATGGAAATAGCACCTAATCATCATACTAACGGAGCCAAGTCCAGCAAAAAGCTAGCGTAACCTGGACAACAATAACTAGCAGGTATGAATGACACAATATTTAGGTATGgcatttaacaaaaaaaaaaaaaaggggaatgaATGGCAGGAGTTTTGTGAACGTAAGAAACGTTAAAGTCTGGGGTTTCTGAGAGACTATGGGGGCTCGGAGCTCAACGACAACAATCACCCCACCGCCCCCATTGGCTGCTGCAACCTATTCTTGGCAGTCACTATAGCCAGTAATGGTAGTAGTAGCTGCCTTTCTAGTTCTACACAGATGAAATGGATAACTGATGAGATATCAACAAACAacgaaaatcaagaaaaaataaaaaataaaaaagagggCAAAGAGGCATTGGTAGTAGTGAATAGCCTGAGAGTTGAAGAAAATCTTCTCTACTGTTTATAACTAGTAACAATAAAAACTGCAAAATCCAAAGTTAACTCTATAGCCACCGCTTCTACTGTTTTTGTCTTCCACCGTAAACGTCATCGCTATCATCACACGGATCTCCACTATCGCCGCCGTTtgagctgctgctgctgctacaCCCATTCCTACTAGTACTACTTTTGCCACCGCAGCTGTACATTTCTTGATCCTCATCATTCCCGTCAACATCATCATCATTAATAACATCGCCATTTACTCCATTGACCTGCGAATCTCCACCGTCTATCTCGTCGTAATCTTCCGAATGGTAGTCTTCCTTGGAACTTGCTGCTGGAGAAGAAGATAGAAGAAGAGGTGGGGTAGACGCGGTGGAATGGCCGGTTATCGGGACCGGCTCCGTCAATCTCCGCCCGTCTCGTGACGGTGAGAAGACTACTGGCATGTACTCGTCCACATCACATGGGAACTTTGAGTTCTTGAAATGCTCTTTCAATGCTTCCACTCCCTTTTCACAACATCAATTCTTAATTCGCGAGTACCAAAGTTCGGATATGTCGTACGCTACTTAATTAAACAACTACCAAATATCTCCTTTCAAACTTGTAGGCTAGCTGGAATTTATTAATAAAGTACCATCCAAGATAATACATGCATAAACGTGACAATCCATGCATTATTTTTTACCTGTAATCTGGCATAGGTAACTTCACAAATTTTGCGGGAGTTGAAGACTTCCCAGCTTTGACGGTGGAATGCCTTGTATAGTCTCAAGGTTGCCTCTGGGGAGGTCATGTTCACGAAGCCGTATCCCACATTGCACTTGTTTCTGCATTTTTCAAGTACGCTGTATATTTTAGGCCCAAAATCACTGCGTTCTATGCAATTAAGCCAAAAGAAATACAGGAGAAACAAAAATCTTCACGAAAATGAACAAAATTTACATGAAATCAATAGGAAGGTAGACAAAGTCGTAGGAAGACAAGGGCTGATCATCGCCGTCGTCAATCTGCTCGTTGCAGTGGATGCAGTGGTTGTCTAGCATGTTCAGCAGTAGCTTCTGACTGCACCATGCCCAAAAATTGAAccgaagaaaaaaaggaagagaagaagtCCAATATTCTCATCACAACTAACCAAAATCGGTTAAAGTGTCGAGTGTTCGGAATAAAAATGGTTCTAATCGCACAATTAATTAGATTTTGACCTTATAAACAAGGCATCAAACGAACCTGTACTTGTTGGGAATGTTTTTAATCATGACAGTGGTTCTGGAATCTGGGCAATTTGATTCTATAATCGCATCTTCGTTTATCAAGAAACGCGGATCGTATTCCTTTGACTGTCTAGATGAACCTTTCCAGGGTCGACTACCCTTGGTCTGTTGTTGTTGATGCTTGGAAGTACTACTACTAGTAGCCGTCCCACTACTACCACTTGCAATATTTGTACCATTTCCTCCTCTCTTCTTGCAATTCTTCTTTGAACTCGAAGGCCTAAAGTTCCATGATTCTTCCTGTACTCCTACATTTCGACTTCCATTTTGGCCAACAAGTCTCAGAGAAGCCATTGAATTTTGAACCGAGGCATTACTCGAACTAGAGCTCCGGTTATCACCATTTCCATTAGGGTTTCCCTTGGAATAAAAACTCGCCGCTTTCATGTCATGAGATTTACAAAGCGGCCGACCAGGTATTTTACGAGACATGGGAGGTGGTGGAGATGGTGGCAAGTTACGTGAAGGCCTTGCTTGATAATTTGTCAAAGAATATTCAAGTCCGCTGAAAGTGGCCATAGTATTGCCTCGGCTGGCTCTTGATGATGAACTTTTCTTGCTATGACCACCAGGCCTGCTAAATTCAATCACAACTTGCCTACCTTGAATTTCCTTCCCGTTCATTTCCGACAAGGCCTTGGCTGCATCTCTAGTATCGTGAAACTCCACAAACCTTTGATGCCTCTTCATTGGTGTCTCTCTCAATTCCTTAACAGGCCCTGCACAGGCAACATAATGCCTCAGATGGATGCGGTCCCAAGAGCATGACCACAATTATACATAATACCCCCACCCCCGCCGGGCCCGCCCccgcctcaaaaaaaaaaaaaaaaagattaccgaggctttttttttttgttgacatGGATAGATGCCTATTATCAAGAATACTTAATGCtaggaaataaaacaaaaatttccccgtaaaaacataaaataaaaacatgCAACCACAATCCAATTAAAGACAAAAGggggaaaaatcaatcaaaattcgaagaagggaaaaaaattctGGTATTGAGCTCAGAAGATTTATCCTGAATACAAGATCGTTTCGTACCAAAGGCTTCAAAAATTTGCTTGAGGTAAGTTGGGGTGACCTCGGGCTCCAAATTGAATATCACAAGAGTCCCTTGGTTATTCCCATCCGGAAGCGTAgaagccacggggactgtataTTGAGCCCAGACAGCCCTCCCGGCTATGAGCCCTCGTGCTGGCGGCGGCAACGGCGGCAGCAGAAGCTGTGAAGGAGGAGGCAGTAAATTAAGACCCACGGAATTCTGCGCAAAGACGGCATCGTAATGCCTCCTTAATCTGAACTGCTGCTGCATGTGCTGCTCTTGAATTGCCGCCAACGCCTCCTGCGCTTGCCTCAAGTCGTAGAAATGAACCGTGACGATCCCGTCTCGAACTCGCTCCATCTGAACTGCCCTGACGTCACCAAACACCTCCAGCTCTCTCCTCACCGTCGACTCGCTGACGTCAGCGGGGACCATGCTCAAGAGTAAGGCCCGTGACGGCATGTTACAAGAAGGTGGCAAAGAGGTACTGCCAGGAGGACTTAATAGAGAGGGGTGGTCACTGCTAACGAACGCCGGCGGTGGAGGAGCAGGAGGAGAGAACTGGTGGTAAGGCGGTGGAGAAGCGTAAGGAACGTAAAGATGCGGAAAGAGTAAAGGTGGTAAATGATGATGGGTGGTTGGAATGAATTCTTGAGCTCTTGGGTCGAGGTTTCCTGGGAAACGGGAAGCAAAACCAGTAGTGTCACCCATGATTTTTTTTGGTGTGGTTGGGGGGGGCGGGGGGGGGGGAATTGGTTGCCGGAAACAAGCGGAAGGGTGGTTTTCTGGCGGGTTGGCTAGCCTTTTTAGTTAGTAGAAATTTCCATCAGCAGTTTCTTGAACTACATATGTATCTGGTAATGCTAGCGATTTGGAACCCAACCATACCATACTCTGGCCCATGGGTTTGTTCTCTCTCTAGGCATCTTCTGCTCTACACTACATAGTATTGTAGTTGGAGAATTTGCTTCTATctacatctctctctctctctctctctcccccagACTACGTTAATCCGGCAGCAAAGATtagtttgtgtgtgtgtgtgtgtgagagagagagagagagagagagagggggatgAGTTTGAGTCTTTGAGAATGTTTGTTTGAAAAGAACAATAAACTAACGAGTCACCACGACCTCACATTACCTCGCAACgctactttcttttcttttcggaCCGAAGCTTGCTGGAATTATAAATGCGCCTATGTATTGTACTGTTGCTAGTCTTAAGCTCAGGTTACGAAATTACCCTCAAGGACAGCCGACAGCCTTAGAATTACTATATTGTAGTACGTGTTTTGCGATGTGTAATTGTGATTATAGTTTGCCCTTTTTGGTTACTGAAACTAATTTTGAgttttttggataaatttgcAAGTGGCTCAATCGTAATCGGAGAAATGCAGTACTGTCGCTGTCATTTGCAATAATGGAAATTTCGATTCATCATTTATTAATTTTAAGTTACAAATCATTTGTTTGAACCAACGATTTTCTGTTTCCTACATGCATGTTAAACTATTTCACTACCTAATTAGTAGTTCATTTAGGAGTTGCCTCTTCAAGTCAACTATACCGGCTAcagttatttttgtttgaactataaattatttgagatatttttactgtagcacttgttgtgatgtgatgtatatgagataaaaaggtaattgagaagataaaaaggtgtattgaaaattataatgatgatgtaagtaaATATATTTGGTCAAATAATCTGCTGTCGAAACAAACCTATATTGTTATCTTCCTCACCAGTCAACAACCTTCAAAATCTTGAAGCCAATCCAGCACACACATTCTGGCATTGCCATTGCTAAAATTAATGACCTAACCTATACATGTTTAATGTTTGACACACACAAATGTTTGTGTAGAATACGAAAAATGTACAAAAGGCCGGACGGGGGCAGAGGGTTAATTAATTGTcaaaaataattactataataGAGTAATTGCGGGTGTTGCGTTGGTACTTCTTCATGTTGATGTTGTGGCTGCTTTGACTACTGGTGGTGCTGAGTGCTGGCATGGCTGGGTGGTGTGCAGTCTGCTTTATTTGGTCTGCATATTAACTCTTGTGAGGTGAGCAAGAGCCAAGAGGTCTGACTTCTCCTCATACTAGTACTCTATTTCTGTGTCTTTTGtatgcttttcttcttttctttttctttactagaactCGGCATAATTTTCAAGCACTTGTCTCTACACGTATGTGATGCAAGAAACACTACTACGACTCTCTGTTGCTGCTGTTACCGCTATTATGTTCTTTGTCTTCTTCGGTTCAGGAGAAAAGCCAGAAGGCTGAGACCCCTcctgagagtgagagagagagagagagagactccATCCACTCTTCTGAGTTTTCAGAATTAGCACTACTTTTGCTTTCTATTCAAACTTCTATCTCACATTATACCCGTATGATTttggcttttcttttgtttttcttctgccCGAAAAGGATGTTTGATACATGATCTTGGCCTTGGACAGGATTTAAAGTCTCTTGGTACTTTTTCATTAATGTCGTCATCTTGAGATTAAATCTATGTCCCTAGTTCCATCTTAAATTCACACCACCTACAAATTTCGTTGCTAATGATACGAGGCAATGCATTAATAAATGCATAGATAGGTTTTTATGAAGTATGAACAGAGTGGTGTAAATTTATTTCTCCTTCTTAAATGGAGTATCCAACATGGCATGCAAAGACTCCAATTTATTGGTAAAGTCCCATGAGTATTTGCATATAAATAATTGAACATGTTTTAGATGGAAAATGTACCCATTTTATTAGTAAAATGTAGTATATGAGGAAGCTTAAAGTATACACAtgtttattttacatttttaatcatcccatatatcacatcataaaaatgCCATAGTAATATCCCgaataaatttcaaataatctctctCCCAAACACACAATATATAGTTATCCATGAATGGTGGATTAAGTGGTTTAGACATTACCGTACAATTTTAATTCTTGCAGactttattcttttatattcttTTATATGTAGAAAGAAGAGAAGGACATGTATGGAAAAATTGCTACGTTTTCCGTGAATGtatattttcaatcactttttttacctcacatatatcaaattgctacagtaaattttctataaaaaatccagaaaaatggAATCCAAACATAACCTAACATATGTTTAATGAGTGACAATGACATGTAAATTCACTCCTCAGGAAAGAGCTCTAGATCTCTTATCTTTCCCATTTGGTCATCATTTActaatttattttgtttgtttgggaTAAAGATTGTGGCTATTGTTCTGCAGTAAAATTATACATGACGGGTTGTTTTAATCCTTGAATTTTATATTTGCTTATTATCGGAATGTATTACCATTATTCACCTCTTGTGCTCCAGAGTTCAATCCAGCATTCCAGTTACAGGAGGCGAAGCAAGAACCTGATGGGACTTTTGGGGCCAAGATAAGTAGGGCCAGGATCACCGTTTAGGATCTACTGGGGTCTCCTGGCAGCATTTATGACAGGACAACACATATGTAAAAATGATTGAATTTCCTTTTCGGCACTTAAGTTTGAACTTTGATATCATGATATGTCCTCACTCTCCTTTTAGCCTGGACCAGGACTGAGTTCCTCCAGGTTTTAGGGTTTCGTAGATGCGTGAACAATGGAACGAAAAGAGATCACTTTAAGAAAAGCTTTTACAATCACTTGTTGGGATCTTTCGGTtccaacaaaagaagaaaacaagaaggcagtctgtaacattttttttttataatgtgatatatataaggtaaaaaaaatgtgattaaaaaatatgtatgaaaatattcataaaaaattgaattgtaattttttgaagtttttgtaaaaaatatattgtaacaatttgatatatgtgaaatcaAAAGGTGATTTAAAAATGTGATGACGAAAAacgtagaatttttttaataaaaaattcctTTTCATacaattcttcaaaaaaaaaaaaaaacaattcaaaTAGGGTAGAGTGCtcgattttttttccccttttttttcctcaattCATAAACGAAGGGAAGAAAACTTTTCTGCTCGGATTAGATCAAACAGCTCTACCTTACAAAAGATAAGCCAACGAAAAGATGGACAAGTGTAGGTACGtagaataattaaaaattacTTTCATACTtcatataataataattaaaacaaaactCTATCTTACGCTCAAAAACCACCGAGTCCtagaaaaaatagaaatgtaGGATTAAGGTGgcattattgcttattggatttgGGTTAACGTGACAATTTGCAGCACCatcagaagaaaaagaaaaatggacaaaTAAAATAGGCTGGGCTGCCCTGTCGGATAAACATGCACAATGAATGATTGAACAATAATTGGTTCATTCCGTCATTTTCGAGTCGATTTAGagcaccccaaaaaaaaaaaaaaaaaatttgttatgccactTTGATTAGATTACGATTTATAGTGTGATCctgttaaaaataaattaaaaaatctactgaagaaagaaaaaaagaaaaagaaaagggaaattatGGGATTGTTCACTAAAGATAGAGCAGTCGTTTGCATAAGAAATCAAGAGCGGCACACGTGTACCATAGATTAATATTGACTCGAGCCCGACACGAGATTTCCGATGCCTACCTGAACCACTACAAAGGCAATTAGAAATTACCAAAATTATACAGatgtttggattgtcattttctcctaaattttttttaggaaTTACCAAAATTGCATAGATGTTTGGATTGCCCTATTTTCCTAAATCGCTGTAatatattttctataaaaaatttaaaataataataataatccaaATGGAAAGCATGAATACCCGTTTCGATTGTTGTTttctataaatttttttaaaaagaattaTTGTAACGATTCGATATATATAAGGTATAGGGAATTAGATGATTTAGAAGACGAAATATAGGTCAGAGATTTTGAATTCGAACCTTATCATTTACACTAaaaatggatatatatatatatatatatatatatatatatatatatatatatatatatatatataaggtaaaaagatgattgaaaaatgaattcacaaaaaacataaaaattttgtaacaaaaatagcaaaagatATATATGCAAGGTAAAaaagtgtttgaaaaataaattcatagaaaatatttaaaaaataggaaaaaatgcaatccaaacacttgaGGTCTTTCaactatatattatatatatatattgcttgGCACCAATTGAAGTGGTAATGGTTCGTACGTTCTAAAAATTTTATCAAGATGGTCATAAGAATGGCAGCGGTGCTATATAAGTATCGTAAGGAACATCGTAGACTATTGTCTATTCGATGCGCTGTCTGCTTTTTAACACATTTCTGGGAGAGAGAGATGAAAAAAGACGAGTTCAATTAAGAGGAAAGAAAATAGACAAAAGAAACATAGGGCAGAGAGAATTAAATGCTCCTTTAATACAACTACTGTTTGTATGAGTTAGAATAAATAGGAAGAAAAGAATAGTAAGTTAGTGCAATTATATACTCTCTTTATCCCAAAAAAATGgactcacttttttttttgtgtttgttcTAAATCATAGATTCATTTATTCTTTAAAAGGGTACTTAGTTATCAATTTACTATATATGTCCATATTTAATATGCATGTTTATCAATAAGTATGCTATTTCATTAGTCAGACATTTTTgtcagaaaaataaataaaacactaAAACTGGTATTAATGGAGAggtatatcaaaaaaaaaaaaaacaacaatgaATACTTTAACTACTTCAACTTGCATTTCTTAAGTTGTATGAAAATAAACATAGTCCTATATTTTGTGGGAAtgataaagttttttttttcttactgGCGGAGGAAATCAAATTTATATGTTTTCGTCTAAACAAGTTTTATAACATTAGAGTGACTttgagagagagtgtgaggataGAAGAGAGTGGCATATCACATAAATTTATAGTATTAACATGCGCTTGGataacaaattatttaaaaaattttaaataatattgcaatactttttgtgatgtcaTGCAGGTATAATAACAAAATGTGGTTGAAAAGATAAAATACAGATTtaaaaaatgtttatggtgcaattaaataaatttttttacaaataattcaTTATCCAAAcattttttattctttaaagTTTTTCTTTGCCTCAATGACGCCTTGCAGGTTCTACAAACAATTCTGTCTTGCCAAAAAAACAGACAGAATCGCTAGTGCTAGTGTTACTGACTAGcttatttttctctctttttattGGTTTGAGGCCTTCCGCTGCACTTTTTTCATTGTtacatataatttttaaaatgacaAGTGTTccacgaagaagaagaagaaagggatTTCAAAGTTTAGATTGTTATTTATTATTGTATGAGACATATGTTATTCAAATAGATAGTAGTGTAACAAGAAAAGTTATatattcccttttgttttgtttttggaaTGAATCGTTAAGGTGAAAGCACAATAGTTTTTCACTTTGGTTCGCATGATTACTGTCCCACAGTTACCACCAAACTcaaatagttaaaaaaaaaaaaaaaagaaaaaaaaagaaacccgaAACGAGTTGAAGATGCTTTACTGCTAGTAATGGTTAAAACCTACATCCTTACTTTGGGGAAGTAGTTGTCCTTTGTGTATGGCCAAAAGTTGCTTTTTACTTTGTTTGATCTTTTATAGGAGGACAAGGTTGATAATCTGTTCCATATCCAgccatccttttctttttctttttcttttttttaaccttATATCTTGTGGCTTGCAAAGAAAAGGTGAACTTAATAAGCAGGACTATTATAATGCTCTGCCTAAGCACTCTCTGTCCTTCAATCTTCGTATGTGTCTCcttcaacccaaaaaaaaaaaacaccttcGTATGTGTCTAGTCCAGATTAAACATTCTATTGCATAGGACACTAGCTTATGTTCCCCATCCCATCTGCACGC from the Coffea arabica cultivar ET-39 chromosome 11e, Coffea Arabica ET-39 HiFi, whole genome shotgun sequence genome contains:
- the LOC113718650 gene encoding protein terminal ear1 homolog; this encodes MGDTTGFASRFPGNLDPRAQEFIPTTHHHLPPLLFPHLYVPYASPPPYHQFSPPAPPPPAFVSSDHPSLLSPPGSTSLPPSCNMPSRALLLSMVPADVSESTVRRELEVFGDVRAVQMERVRDGIVTVHFYDLRQAQEALAAIQEQHMQQQFRLRRHYDAVFAQNSVGLNLLPPPSQLLLPPLPPPARGLIAGRAVWAQYTVPVASTLPDGNNQGTLVIFNLEPEVTPTYLKQIFEAFGPVKELRETPMKRHQRFVEFHDTRDAAKALSEMNGKEIQGRQVVIEFSRPGGHSKKSSSSRASRGNTMATFSGLEYSLTNYQARPSRNLPPSPPPPMSRKIPGRPLCKSHDMKAASFYSKGNPNGNGDNRSSSSSNASVQNSMASLRLVGQNGSRNVGVQEESWNFRPSSSKKNCKKRGGNGTNIASGSSGTATSSSTSKHQQQQTKGSRPWKGSSRQSKEYDPRFLINEDAIIESNCPDSRTTVMIKNIPNKYSQKLLLNMLDNHCIHCNEQIDDGDDQPLSSYDFVYLPIDFINKCNVGYGFVNMTSPEATLRLYKAFHRQSWEVFNSRKICEVTYARLQGVEALKEHFKNSKFPCDVDEYMPVVFSPSRDGRRLTEPVPITGHSTASTPPLLLSSSPAASSKEDYHSEDYDEIDGGDSQVNGVNGDVINDDDVDGNDEDQEMYSCGGKSSTSRNGCSSSSSSNGGDSGDPCDDSDDVYGGRQKQ